One genomic segment of Fusobacterium mortiferum ATCC 9817 includes these proteins:
- a CDS encoding PTS sugar transporter subunit IIB: MKITAVCGTGLGSSFMLEMNVKKVLKELGVTAEVTHTDLASVIESDSDFFIMSRDIAGSAHISNKIVLSNIINLAEIKEAIVKAFQEKGIL, encoded by the coding sequence ATGAAAATAACAGCAGTATGTGGAACAGGTTTAGGAAGTAGTTTTATGCTAGAAATGAATGTAAAGAAAGTTTTAAAGGAGTTAGGAGTAACAGCTGAAGTAACTCATACAGATTTAGCTTCAGTTATTGAAAGTGATTCAGATTTCTTTATAATGTCAAGAGATATAGCAGGAAGTGCTCATATTTCAAATAAGATAGTTTTATCAAATATTATAAATTTAGCTGAAATCAAAGAAGCTATTGTAAAAGCGTTTCAAGAAAAAGGAATTTTATAA
- a CDS encoding PTS sugar transporter subunit IIA → MGIKDILGDKIQVVEKIETWEKAIEIGAQPLINSGKIKFGYVKSMIENIKNLGPYIILIPGVAMPHARPDENVLESSLSLLKVNEGVKFSENTDKVYLLFCLAAKDSSSHIEIIEKLADILGDEEKIEKLITSKTIGELKNNL, encoded by the coding sequence ATGGGGATAAAGGATATTTTAGGAGATAAGATTCAAGTTGTAGAAAAAATTGAAACATGGGAAAAAGCTATAGAGATTGGAGCACAACCATTAATCAATAGTGGGAAAATAAAGTTTGGGTATGTTAAAAGTATGATAGAAAATATAAAAAATTTAGGTCCTTATATAATTTTAATACCAGGAGTAGCTATGCCACATGCAAGACCTGATGAAAATGTATTAGAAAGTTCTCTTTCTTTATTAAAAGTAAATGAAGGGGTTAAATTTTCAGAAAATACAGATAAAGTGTATTTGTTATTTTGTTTAGCAGCAAAAGATAGTAGTTCTCATATTGAAATCATTGAAAAGTTAGCAGATATTTTAGGAGATGAAGAGAAGATTGAGAAGTTAATCACTTCAAAAACAATTGGGGAGTTAAAAAATAATTTATAA
- a CDS encoding PTS ascorbate transporter subunit IIC, whose protein sequence is MLKLIVDILSVPAILVGLISLIGLLCQKKNFSDTVKGTIKTILGFIVLTGGAGILTNGLVPFGQMFEVGFKVQGIVPNNEAIVALAIAKYGTVTALIMAFGMLANILIARFTKLKYIFLTGHHTFYMACMIAVILAVAGFQGAMLVFVGSVVLGFSMAFFPALAHPTMKKITGTDDVAFGHFGTVGYVLAAKIGALVGKGSKSTEEMNLPKNLSFLRDSSISISLTMLVLYLITSFAAGADYVQTNLSNGQNFIIYSVLQAITFAAGVFVVLQGVRLILAEIVPAFTGISQTLVPNAKPAIDCPVVFPYAPNAVLIGFLCSFLGGIVGLFILGVLNWVLIIPGVIPHFFCGATAGVFANATGGRRGAAVGSFIHGVFITFVPVVLLPILGELGFANTTFSDADFGVVGALLGVLAGNFNKYIILVVFAVFILLAFIFPRNQKKEN, encoded by the coding sequence ATGTTAAAATTAATAGTGGACATTTTAAGTGTACCAGCAATATTGGTAGGTTTAATTTCTTTAATTGGATTACTATGTCAAAAGAAAAATTTTTCTGATACAGTAAAAGGAACTATAAAAACAATACTAGGTTTCATAGTTCTTACTGGAGGAGCAGGAATACTTACAAATGGTTTGGTTCCATTTGGTCAAATGTTTGAAGTAGGGTTTAAGGTACAAGGTATTGTTCCTAATAATGAAGCAATAGTTGCTTTAGCAATAGCTAAATATGGAACTGTAACAGCTTTAATAATGGCTTTTGGTATGTTAGCAAATATTTTAATTGCTAGATTTACAAAATTAAAATATATATTTTTAACAGGACATCATACATTTTATATGGCATGTATGATAGCAGTTATATTGGCAGTTGCAGGATTCCAAGGAGCAATGTTAGTATTTGTAGGATCAGTAGTTTTAGGATTTTCAATGGCATTTTTCCCAGCACTTGCTCATCCAACAATGAAAAAAATAACTGGAACTGATGATGTTGCATTTGGACATTTTGGTACAGTAGGTTATGTTTTAGCAGCTAAGATAGGAGCTTTAGTAGGAAAAGGATCAAAATCAACTGAAGAGATGAATCTTCCTAAAAACTTATCTTTCTTAAGAGATAGTTCAATATCAATATCTTTAACAATGTTAGTATTATATTTAATTACTTCATTTGCAGCAGGGGCAGATTATGTTCAAACTAATTTAAGTAATGGACAAAACTTCATAATTTATTCAGTACTTCAAGCAATAACATTTGCAGCAGGAGTATTTGTAGTATTACAAGGAGTTAGATTGATTTTAGCAGAAATTGTTCCAGCATTTACAGGAATTTCACAAACTTTAGTGCCTAATGCAAAACCTGCAATAGATTGTCCAGTTGTTTTTCCATATGCACCAAATGCAGTATTAATTGGATTTTTATGTAGTTTTTTAGGAGGAATAGTAGGATTATTTATTTTGGGAGTATTAAATTGGGTGTTAATTATACCAGGAGTTATTCCTCATTTCTTCTGTGGTGCGACAGCAGGAGTATTTGCAAATGCAACTGGAGGTAGAAGGGGAGCAGCTGTAGGATCATTTATACATGGAGTATTTATAACATTTGTACCAGTGGTTTTACTTCCAATATTAGGAGAGTTAGGATTTGCAAATACAACATTCTCAGATGCTGACTTTGGAGTTGTTGGAGCATTATTAGGAGTATTAGCAGGAAACTTTAATAAATATATAATTTTGGTAGTATTTGCAGTATTTATTTTATTAGCTTTTATTTTCCCAAGAAATCAAAAAAAAGAAAATTAA